A single region of the Chrysoperla carnea chromosome 5, inChrCarn1.1, whole genome shotgun sequence genome encodes:
- the LOC123300635 gene encoding transient receptor potential channel pyrexia-like: MPPKSQQVLFKEKTPFKFKFPTVEFRRAIRCGDIHTIEKCLDVERVNPNALFVGKQTALHIVAEHGMYEIAKRLLANRKTKIDPVSLHGFTPLMLASQVGNIQMMQLLLHYKAQKGKQDFHGRTILHWTVLQRNLYATYFLLRNRFDPNVMDIYGHTPLYLAATVIANFQIVRILLKYKADPLMSHCPNLNSFFELCLVANSKDHENILRYMLRYIPNVNVVSGKFRMQCALHMVAITNYLPIAKILRDKGADCLQKDLIGRTPIDLATALNNREMVYFLTHYSPAGRVRLRSEL; this comes from the exons atgccTCCAAAATCCCAAC aagttttatttaaagagaaaacgccattcaaatttaaatttccaacTGTTGAATTTCGTAGAGCTATTCGATGTGGTGACATTCAtacaatcgaaaaatgtttggATGTAGAAAGGGTAAATCCAAATGCATTATTTGTGGGTAAACAAACTGCTCTACATATTGTAGCCGAACATGGAATGTACGAAATTGCTAAAAG ACTCTTAGCAAACAGAAAAACCAAAATCGATCCAGTCTCTTTACATGGATTCACGCCATTGATGCTTGCATCGCAAGTGGGCAATATACAAATGATGCAACTGTTATTACATTATAAGGCTCAAAAAGGTAAACAGGATTTTCATGGACGAACAATATTACATTGGACTGTATTACAACGAAATTTGTATGCAACATATTTCCTATTAAGAAATCGATTTGATCCAAATGTTATGGATATTTATGGACATACTCCTCTTTATTTAGCTGCAACAGTCATAGCTAATTTTCAAATAGttagaattttgttaaaatataaggCGGATCCATTAATGAGCCATTGTCCAAATCtcaattcattttttg AGTTATGCCTGGTTGCTAATAGTAAAGATCATGAAAATATTCTTCGCTATATGTTAAGATATATTCCTAATGTAAATGTTGTGTCTGGAAAATTTCGTATGCAATGCGCTCTTCACATGGTTgctattacaaattatttgccAATAGCAAAG ATTTTACGGGATAAGGGTGCAGACTGTTTACAAAAAGACTTAATTGGGCGAACACCTATTGATTTAGCCACAGCCCTAAATAATCGTGAAATGGTTTACTTTTTAACCCACTATTCGCCTGCGGGTAGAG ttaGATTGCGTTCAGAATTATAG
- the LOC123299758 gene encoding piwi-like protein Ago3, whose translation MSNPPLGRGARLYQALKEKENQQKQQQDESTESTPSLPRVGRGRASNIEKLMQLREAKNQSAIPTSSASSTSGISTSSLLKKLAATRISASSTQSSGEKPTTSTSTSIPPTPRSVESSSTVLPSSKEKEPVIKRAIPGKTDAIVPSTANYIRLNLQPGKGVYEYEVRYNPEIDHRGLKSKILGQFLKGPKTFDGVVLYLPDQLSDSTTKFTGKHPINDSDIEVSIIFKRKKRLGECIHLYNVMFRRIFKILQFAQLGRQMFDPSRPHRIPQHKLEIWPGYVTAVDEYEDGIMLCIDCSHRVLRTDTVRSYLTNCVLNRNARTFQQDATKALIGQAVLTKYNNKLYRIDDILWDKNPTCTFENRTGGETSYVDYYQNQHGLEIKDLQQPLLVNRASRRMGNSAEKVDQLICLIPELCYMTGLTDEMRSNFTMMKDVAMYTRITPNQRKVALQKFLENVRSSRESQELLNSWGLSIDSGTIDLEMRILAPETILFGGGRSVRGTQEADWTRASTQTQVISAIDIQKWYIIFTPQDKRNAETFKDTILQVCGPMGIRICPPQTFCLQNDSTGTYVDAFNRIIAPDVQIIVIIVPTQRDDRYSVIKKICCADKPIPSQVINSRTLGNPKRLRNVVQKIALQMNCKLGGQLWAVNLPKNRWMICGIDVYHDAQRSEGKSVAGFVASLNPQMTRFYSQCNYQSRGEELCYALKSLFSSALKEFYNVNGEWPSHIFIYRDGVGDGQLKFCQEYEIPQLMDAIKIVMASASKPEQIPKLTFIVVQKRINTRLFLKNDENNPPPGSIIDHTITRRDWYDFFLVPQHVRQGTVSPTHYIVVQDQSELSVDHVQKLTFKMCHLYYNWSGTIRVPAPCQYAHKLVYLVGQSIHKVPSEKLADRLYYL comes from the exons ATGTCTAATCCGCCTTTAGGACGTGGAGCTCGATTGTATCAAGCtcttaaagaaaaagaaaaccaacaAAAACAACAG CAAGATGAATCAACAGAATCAACACCGTCCCTACCTCGAGTTGGTCGCGGTCGGGCTtcgaatattgaaaaattaatgcaattaaGAGAAGCCAAAAATCAATCAGCAATACCAACTTCATCTGCAAGTTCTACGAGTGGGATTTCCACATCGTCGCTTTTAAAGAAATTAGCTGCAACGAGAATATCAGCTTCTTCCACACAAAGCTCCGGAGAAAAACCAACTACCTCTACCTCTACAAGTATTCCACCGACACCGCGGTCTGTTGAATCGTCATCAACCGTATTACCTTCTTCAAAGGAAAAAGAACCAGTCATAAAACGTGCAATACCGGGGAAAACTGACGCAATCGTTCCTTCTACCGCGAATTATATAAGATTGAATTTACAACCAGGAAAAGGAGTATACGAATACGAAGTGCGATATAACCCAGAAATCGATCATCGTGgattgaaatcgaaaattttgggtCAATTTTTAAAGGGTCCTAAAACGTTTGACGGTGTTGTGCTGTATTTACCCGATCAATTAAGCGATAGCACAACGAAATTTACTGGAAAACATCCGATCAACGATTCGGATATCGAAGTAtcgattatttttaaacgtaaaaaacgTTTGGGGGAGTGTATTCATTTATATAACGTTATGTTCCgacgtatttttaaaattttacagttcGCACAATTGGGGCGACAAATGTTTGATCCATCAAGACCCCATAGAATTCCTCAGCATAAGCTAGAAATATGGCCGGGATATGTAACCGCTGTAGATGAGTACGAAGATGGGATTATGTTATGTATCGATTGTAGCCATCGAGTTCTGCGTACCGATACGGTACGAAGTTACTTAACGAATTGTGTTCTAAATCGCAACGCCCGAACATTCCAACAAGATGCTACCAAAGCCCTAATTGGTCAAGCAGTTTtgactaaatataataataagctTTATCGCATCGATGATATTCTTTGGGATAAAAATCCTACTTGCACTTTTGAAAATCGTACCGGGGGAGAAACATCTTATGTCGATTATTATCAAAACCAACATGGCTTGGAGATTAAAGATTTACAACAGCCATTATTAGTAAATCGGGCATCACGTCGAATGGGAAATTCAGCTGAAAAAGTTGACCAACTTATATGCCTCATCCCAGAACTATGTTATATGACAGGATTAACGGACGAAATGCGTAGTAATTTTACGATGATGAAAGATGTTGCAATGTACACCCGCATTACCCCAAATCAACGAAAAGTAGCGctccaaaaatttttagagaACGTTCGAAGTAGTCGTGAATCtcaagaattattaaattcGTGGGGCCTAAGTATTGATTCAGGTACTATCGACTTGGAAATGAGGATCTTAGCACCGGAGACTATACTTTTTGGTGGAGGGCGATCTGTAAGAGGGACACAGGAAGCTGATTGGACTAGAGCTTCAACTCAAACTCAAGTCATTTCCGCTATAGACATTCAAAAatggtatataatttttactccACAAGACAAGCGAAACGCCGAAACTTTTAAAGATACGATCTTACAAGTTTGTGGTCCAATGGGTATTCGAATATGTCCGCCACAAACATTTTGCTTACAAAATGACAGCACTGGTACTTATGTGGATGCTTTCAATCGAATTATTGCACCTGATgtacaaattattgtaataatcgTTCCTACCCAAAGAGACGATCGATATtcggtaattaaaaaaatttgctgtgCCGATAAACCGATTCCCTCACAAGTGATCAATTCTCGAACACTAGGTAATCCAAAACGGTTACGAAATGTGGTACAAAAAATTGCGTTACAAATGAATTGTAAGCTTGGAGGGCAATTATGGGCGGTGAATTTACCAAAAAATCGTTGGATGATTTGTGGAATTGATGTTTATCATGACGCTCAGCGAAGTGAAGGAAAGAGTGTGGCTGGATTTGTGGCTTCACTTAATCCACAAATGACCCGATTTTACAGCCAATGTAATTATCAAAGCAGAGGCGAAGAATTATGTTACgcattaaaatcattatttagctcagctttaaaagaattttataatgttaatgGGGAATGGCCTTCCCATATTTTCATATATCGGGATGGTGTTGGAGATGGCCAGTTGAAATTTTGTCAAGAATATGAAATACCACAATTAATGGATGCTATCAAAATAGTTATGGCTAGTGCCTCAAAACCAGAACAAATaccaaaattaacatttattgtagtacaaaaaagaattaatactagattatttttgaagaatGATGAAAATAATCCACCACCTGGGTCAATTATTGATCATACAATTACTCGACGAGATTGGTATGATTTTTTCTTGGTACCTCAACATGTCCGACAGGGTACAGTGTCCCCAACACATTACATAGTGGTCCAAGACCAAAGTGAACTCAGTGTAGATCATGtacaaaaattgacatttaaaatgTGTCATTTGTATTATAATTGGTCTGGAACAATACGTGTACCTGCACCCTGTCAA taTGCCCATAAATTAGTATATTTGGTAGGACAAAGTATACACAAGGTGCCAAGTGAAAAATTAGCTGATCGTCTATATTATTTGTaa
- the LOC123300746 gene encoding uncharacterized protein LOC123300746: MKLYSFYYVLNLLCIFIVVSQALPTSLLENTKSLNVHNNKVKRTPGGSLLDGKQLRNAHLEESNIDSTYFNKPSAKKRGGMSTQNFGDLELPTWEPESQSSDLYSNLDGPTSQLDEKTLSDYEKGFQYGTNKDKLDEQMENAILKSELYGEPTSLNQYRYYGQQDARRKRNSIPLANLKQLNNRFKREIIGNPEDDLFDLISLWEAQRKYNSHKPNWQQKASYNPQDFGENEDEFVDDGSSDIEESDENWLETPVYPNSHQIGHYTYPPQRIFNTYYDTKDFTNQPATPNYIKRQWNYGYGGNDRAKRFMVSRKRSDPTRELRYFTNGGAHNRDDNIYTLAQLLSGSQREPNVPLYHRAVL; the protein is encoded by the exons ATGAAGCTTTATAGCTTTTATTACGTGCTAAATTTGCTTTGTATTTTCATAGTAGTTTCCCAAGCTTTACCCACAAGTTtgttagaaaatacaaaatcattaaatgtacataataataaag TTAAAAGAACGCCAGGAGGTAGTCTTCTTGATGGTAAACAATTACGAAATGCACATCTCGAAGAATCAAACATCGattcaacatattttaataaaccatcAGCTAAAAAACGAG gtgGAATGTCGACACAAAATTTTGGAGATTTAGAACTGCCAACATGGGAACCAGAAAGTCAATCAAgtgatttatattcaaatttggaTGGTCCAACATCACAATTGGATGAGAAAACATTAAGCGATTATGAAAAAGGATTTCAGTATGGGACAAATAAAGACAAATTAGATGAACAAATGGAAAATGCCATTCTAAAATCGGAATTGTATGGTGAACCAACATCTTTGAATCAATATCGATATTATGGGCAACAAGATGCTCGACGTAAACGGAATTCAATTCCACTTGCGAATTTAAAACA ATTAAATAATCGTTTTAAACGTGAAATCATTGGTAATCCAGAAGATGACCTGTTCGATTTAATATCATTATGGGAAGCTCAACGTAAATATAATAGTCATAAACCAAATTGGCAACAGAAAGCTTCATACAATCCACAAGATTTTGGTGAAAATGAAGATGAATTCGTAGATGATGGTAGTAGTGATATTGAAGAATCCGATGAGAATTGGTTAGAAACTCCTGTGTATCCAAATTcacatcaaattggacattaCACATATCCACCCCAAAGGATATTCAACACATATTATGATACCAAAGACTTTACTAATCAACCTGCTACCCCAAATTATATTAAGCGCCAATGGAATTATGGCTATGGCGGAAACGATCGTGCCAAACGATTTATGGTATCACGTAAACGATCAGATCCAACTCGTGAATTAAGATATTTTACAAATGGCGGTGCACATAATCGTGACGATAATATCTACACTTTAGCACAGTTATTGAGTGGCTCGCAACGAGAACCTAATGTACCGTTGTATCATCGAGCTGTCTTGTAA